In Drosophila yakuba strain Tai18E2 chromosome 2R, Prin_Dyak_Tai18E2_2.1, whole genome shotgun sequence, a single genomic region encodes these proteins:
- the LOC6529857 gene encoding uncharacterized protein LOC6529857: MKIITFLVLANLHFALSTKEYEEADRMVTWRLQNIVKKYKNLATGNAEFSQWIEKINNIAVRSDFRVKMEMEGEFNVYDQMRQSYEDKITERLTTIRSLIAQRKGGNRCVKFYQHQQNELKNAYKSSNKRKSQVVTENSRDCPTRKREKRMYDYYNDYDNYGF; the protein is encoded by the exons ATGAAGATAATAACTTTCTTGGTATTAGCAAATCTGCACTTCG CCCTGAGTACTAAGGAGTATGAAGAAGCAGACAGGATGGTGACGTGGAGACTTCAAAATATTGTGAAGAAGTATAAAAACTTGGCCACCGGAAACGCCGAGTTCTCCCAGTGGATAGAAAAGATAAACAATATTGCTGTCCGGAGTGACTTTAGAGTAaagatggaaatggaaggTGAATTTAACGTCTACGATCAGATGCGCCAATCATATGAAGATAAAATTACTGAACGCTTGACCACGATCAGATCTCTAATTGCACAAAGGAAAGGAGGCAATAGATGTGTTAAGTTCTACCAACATCAGCAAAATGAACTTAAAAATGCCTACAAATCCtccaataaaagaaaatcgCAGGTTGTTACAGAGAATAGTAGAGATTGCCCTAcaagaaaaagggaaaagcggATGTATGATTACTATAACGATTACGATAACTATGGATTCTAA
- the LOC6529858 gene encoding uncharacterized protein LOC6529858, with protein sequence MFRNLSMLRNQLALHRTLVARLTSRSKMSTGVTCLTIDRPRNIDGVTVIDININDMAKNDVEFNRNFVNSLTSMDRPHFQEVTNTVETDAVESPPAGNVISGDTVEILPTGAPSSVIGVDGNPIVPIEIDGWNQDEEDPTVQKNDKAVDIGNDDEYKAEMALRVPEVREAQTEYKGIKVKLPETANQDLGTYRFRRDSKDLKEVGDDTRLVRFDK encoded by the coding sequence ATGTTTCGCAATTTGTCGATGCTGAGGAACCAGTTGGCGCTGCACCGAACCCTTGTGGCCCGCTTGACCTCGCGCTCAAAGATGTCCACCGGTGTTACGTGCCTCACCATTGACCGTCCGCGAAACATCGATGGCGTTACTGTAATAGATATCAACATAAATGATATGGCCAAGAATGACGTGGAGTTCAATCGCAATTTCGTCAACTCGCTGACATCGATGGACCGTCCCCATTTCCAAGAGGTGACTAACACGGTGGAAACGGATGCAGTTGAGTCGCCACCCGCCGGAAATGTGATTTCTGGAGATACCGTGGAGATCCTGCCTACTGGCGCTCCCAGTTCCGTCATAGGCGTGGATGGCAACCCCATTGTGCCCATCGAGATTGATGGCTGGAACCAGGACGAGGAGGATCCCACCGTGCAGAAGAACGACAAGGCCGTGGACATTGGCAACGATGACGAGTACAAGGCAGAGATGGCGCTGCGAGTGCCAGAGGTCAGGGAAGCTCAAACCGAGTACAAGGGCATCAAGGTGAAGCTGCCAGAGACGGCCAACCAGGATTTGGGCACTTATCGCTTCCGCCGCGATTCAAAGGATCTAAAGGAGGTCGGCGACGACACGCGTCTGGTTCGATTTGACAAATAG
- the LOC26535437 gene encoding uncharacterized protein LOC26535437, with protein MQFMAICLMSNIGYILGITIEQLNNEATFRLRELVEKYKLQAISNPEFSQWIRKLEKTSWSSRMQEKMKVHAEFKIYDERRQLLEAKIEKRIRAIEDLISNIIAKNPNKANKCLQYYQRQKTSLKMAHNFSNLTKQTNLTRNSKPCENAKVLSSEVDESTENHDEYSYY; from the exons ATGCAGTTTATGGCAATATGCCTAATGTCAAATATTGGCTACA TACTTGGCATTACAATTGAGCAACTTAATAACGAAGCAACATTTCGGCTAAGGGAACTTGTGGAAAAGTATAAACTTCAAGCTATTAGCAATCCCGAATTCTCTCAGTGGATTAGAAAACTTGAGAAAACTAGCTGGTCGAGTAGAATGCAAGAAAAAATGAAGGTCCATGCGGAATTTAAGATCTACGACGAACGTCGCCAGCTATTGGAAGCTAAAATTGAGAAACGCATTAGGGCGATCGAAGACCTCATTTCCAATATTATTGCAAAAAACCCGAACAAGGCTAACAAGTGTCTTCAGTATTACCAACGCCAGAAGACATCTCTTAAAATGGCCCACAATTTTTCGAATTTAACTAAGCAGACAAACCTTACACGTAACTCAAAACCATGCGAGAATGCCAAAGTGCTTTCCAGTGAAGTAGATGAAAGCACTGAAAACCACGATGAGTATAGTTATTACTAG
- the LOC6529854 gene encoding chromodomain-helicase-DNA-binding protein 7 has product MAFNSAPHRKAKPTRLKNPLVIPTYQQQGTDCGLAKEKVPKMVSKRVTRNGPLSKAQAPEPTSKDTIRDMTRIKNHIDLAQASKNPIRAAGGGNAQVAPKYQSAGNVGSQPINTVRTSVPRSSHPKPTPKETRDCKETQELVFKDPKEMRAPKEPKSFRHFKEPKDQKEPKESKEPMESKEQKAKGADKSPNVTHRTARHNTNRTKNYFDKYLKFAFDLSTPEGVQKLEAHFFPDQNPTASGSANVNREE; this is encoded by the coding sequence ATGGCTTTCAATTCAGCTCCGCATCGCAAAGCAAAGCCAACCCGCTTGAAGAATCCTTTGGTGATCCCTACGTATCAACAACAGGGTACCGATTGTGGGCTGGCCAAGGAGAAAGTTCCTAAAATGGTTTCCAAACGGGTTACCAGAAACGGGCCACTATCCAAGGCGCAGGCACCAGAACCAACTTCCAAGGATACCATTCGCGATATGACCAGGATAAAGAACCACATTGATCTGGCCCAGGCCTCCAAAAATCCGATCAGAGCTGCTGGAGGAGGAAATGCTCAAGTGGCTCCAAAGTACCAGAGCGCGGGTAATGTGGGCAGCCAGCCAATAAACACTGTTCGAACGTCAGTCCCAAGAAGCAGCCATCCAAAACCGACTCCCAAGGAGACAAGGGATTGTAAGGAAACCCAAGAACTCGTCTTCAAGGATCCCAAGGAGATGCGAGCTCCCAAGGAACCCAAGAGTTTTAGGCATTTTAAAGAGCCCAAAGACCAGAAGGAACCCAAGGAGTCTAAGGAACCGATGGAATCCAAGGAACAGAAGGCTAAGGGAGCCGATAAATCGCCCAATGTTACCCATCGTACTGCCCGCCACAACACCAATCGCACCAAAAACTACTTCGACAAGTATCTGAAGTTCGCCTTTGATCTGAGCACTCCCGAAGGTGTTCAAAAACTGGAGGCTCACTTTTTTCCGGACCAGAACCCCACCGCCTCTGGCAGCGCCAACGTCAATAGGGAGGAGTAA